DNA from bacterium:
GAACATGAGAACAGCGGCATCGCGTTGAGAATCGTTTCGCTTCGCGACCGCGATCCAGTAACCGGGCCATTCGAAGGTGGTGGCGCCGGCAAGCCGCACCAGACCCAGATGGCGCCGCGCTAGCCACTGGCGGAGTTGCCCTTTCCAATCACTCCCCATAGCATCTGGCTGCGGCACGTCGGCGATGGAAATGTCGAGGGCTACGGCCACGCAGCGCGTGAACGAGGCAATGAACTCGACGTCTTGCCCGCGGTCCTGCCCGGATTGGATGCTCAACAGCCCTCTGACATGACATTGTCGAATACGACCGGATGCTCCGAACGATTCGGATCTCAGCCAAGATGACGCGGTGCCCAACAAATCACTCACGATCGAGCGGGTTCTGACCCTGCTCGAGGAGACGCCGCGGCGCATCGCGACTCTCACCGCCGGTCTGGCACCACCGGAGTTGCATGCCAACCCCCACCGCGATGAGTGGTCCGCCAACGATGTGCTCGCCCATCTCCGTGCGTGTGCTGACGTCTGGGGCAACTGCATGGAGGCGATGATCGCCGAGGAAACGCCGACGCTGCGGGCGGTCAATCCCCTCACCTGGATCAAAAAGACGGACTACCGCGAGCTTGAATTCGGGCCCTCGTTGCGCTCCTTTGCCACGCAGCGCGCCGATCTACTGGCCGCCCTGGAACCGTTGCCTCGCGAAGGTTGGTCACGCACGGCGACGGTGACGGGCGCGGGAAAGGTGCTGGAACGGACCGTGCTTTTCTACGGCCGGTGGCTGGCCGGCCATGAACGGACGCACGTCAAGCAGGTCGAACGCATCGTCAACACAATGCACAGGTAGGAACGGCCCTCGTTGAGCAGACGTGACTCGCCGTGGGGGTTGCGGGAACTCGGCGCGGAGGTGCGGGTGTGCGGGCCGTCGGCAGCGGATGTGCCTCGGCTCTCGGCCGAGATGATCGCTGCGCAGTTCGGCAAGCGCGCGAGCGGCCACCGTGGCCGGCACGATCCGCGCCAGACGTGCTGGCGCCAGCGAGTTGTGGTTACCCAACCACACGCTGGAATGCAAGCTCCGCCACAAAGAGTTCAGTGAGGACTTGCGGTGACTCACTTAGGTTGGGTTGGGGATTTCGCCAGGGAAAGATATCGCAACCTAACTAGGTTGAGTTGTACAATTGACTAGCCAGTCATATGCGCAACCTACCTAAGACTGCTCGAGCTACGAGCCGTGGGCGTCCCACCAGGGAAGCGTTGCACGTCCGACTCGCCTTCATGGTTGAGGAACTGAAGAGTCGCCTCGGTGGCCTGCCATCG
Protein-coding regions in this window:
- a CDS encoding DinB family protein, coding for MRPDAPNDSDLSQDDAVPNKSLTIERVLTLLEETPRRIATLTAGLAPPELHANPHRDEWSANDVLAHLRACADVWGNCMEAMIAEETPTLRAVNPLTWIKKTDYRELEFGPSLRSFATQRADLLAALEPLPREGWSRTATVTGAGKVLERTVLFYGRWLAGHERTHVKQVERIVNTMHR